One stretch of Niallia sp. XMNu-256 DNA includes these proteins:
- a CDS encoding ATP-binding protein has product MIKFRSKILFALLALLIIVLIVMGIILGQIFNTFYLKNFDEHLVKETRLVSSYIEGAGGIHSFNENRISEFSHELDARITIFDRNGNIVLESGEVIEEDQAEYETALTNMFANQTNPKSDYTWMKNVTVQYFWEPIHTDGSKQGFVLVSSKTDELKHAYSQIWWLLTISFSFAFIVIVILGRNIMNRYTRPIERATKLAFELAKGNYHARTFEDQNGEIGMLNSSLNILARNLQDMMKAHEMQKDRLSTLIENMGSGLILIDGHGYINLVNRTYKEIFDVKSSQYLYKLYYEVIKHKEINKIIEDIFMTEQKVRKQLVIPLKIERRHFEVYGVPILGTNDVWKGILLVFHDITEIKKLEQTRKDFVANVSHELKTPVTSIKGFAETLLDGAMEDKETLESFLSIILKESDRLQSLIYDLLELSKIENEGFSLTIQPVNLNLILEESISIVAGRATKKNIMIKFDKASDKFLIEGDAYRLKQVFINIISNAVSYTPNDGKVVISMEESAKKVTVHVEDTGMGIEKKEIPRIFERFYRVDKARDRNSGGTGLGLAIVKHLMEAHKGTVKVKSKLGQGTVFSIELSKKFPRK; this is encoded by the coding sequence ATGATCAAGTTTCGTTCAAAAATTCTTTTTGCTCTATTAGCTCTACTTATTATTGTCCTAATCGTCATGGGCATTATATTAGGACAAATCTTTAATACTTTTTATTTAAAAAACTTTGATGAACACTTAGTCAAAGAAACTAGACTAGTCTCCTCATATATAGAAGGCGCTGGTGGGATCCATTCATTTAATGAGAATAGAATTTCAGAGTTTAGTCATGAATTAGATGCAAGAATTACCATTTTCGATCGGAATGGAAATATCGTGCTTGAAAGTGGAGAAGTCATCGAAGAAGATCAAGCAGAATATGAAACAGCATTAACAAATATGTTTGCAAATCAAACAAATCCAAAATCGGATTATACCTGGATGAAAAATGTGACTGTCCAGTATTTTTGGGAGCCTATTCATACCGATGGTTCAAAACAAGGGTTTGTGTTGGTTAGCTCCAAGACGGACGAACTTAAACATGCTTATTCGCAAATTTGGTGGCTATTGACCATTAGCTTCAGTTTTGCTTTTATTGTGATTGTCATTCTTGGTCGCAATATTATGAATCGTTATACTAGACCTATTGAACGGGCTACGAAATTAGCATTTGAATTAGCAAAGGGAAATTACCATGCTCGGACTTTTGAAGATCAAAATGGTGAAATTGGCATGCTGAACTCCTCTTTAAATATTCTCGCTCGTAATTTACAAGATATGATGAAAGCGCATGAGATGCAAAAAGATCGTTTAAGTACCTTGATTGAAAATATGGGGAGCGGATTAATTTTAATTGATGGGCATGGGTACATCAACTTAGTCAATCGTACATATAAAGAAATATTTGATGTAAAATCATCACAATACTTGTACAAGCTCTATTATGAGGTTATTAAACATAAGGAAATTAATAAAATCATTGAAGATATTTTTATGACGGAACAAAAGGTCAGAAAGCAGCTTGTGATTCCGTTAAAAATTGAACGGCGTCATTTTGAAGTTTACGGTGTACCGATTTTAGGCACCAATGATGTGTGGAAAGGAATTCTCCTTGTTTTTCATGATATTACAGAAATTAAAAAATTGGAACAAACAAGAAAAGACTTTGTTGCTAATGTCTCTCATGAATTAAAAACGCCTGTTACATCGATTAAAGGTTTTGCGGAAACTTTATTAGATGGTGCAATGGAAGACAAGGAAACATTGGAATCATTTTTATCAATTATTTTAAAAGAGAGTGACAGACTTCAGTCGCTCATCTACGATTTATTAGAACTGTCCAAAATTGAAAATGAAGGATTCTCCTTGACTATTCAACCAGTTAATTTAAACCTCATCCTTGAGGAATCAATTAGCATAGTCGCTGGAAGAGCAACAAAAAAGAACATTATGATTAAGTTTGATAAAGCTTCTGACAAATTCCTTATTGAAGGGGACGCTTATCGACTAAAGCAAGTTTTCATTAATATTATATCGAATGCCGTATCTTACACACCTAATGACGGAAAAGTAGTAATCTCCATGGAGGAAAGTGCTAAAAAAGTAACCGTACATGTAGAAGATACGGGAATGGGAATCGAGAAGAAGGAAATCCCAAGAATTTTTGAACGCTTTTATCGGGTGGATAAGGCAAGGGACCGTAATTCAGGTGGTACTGGGCTTGGTTTAGCGATTGTTAAACATTTAATGGAAGCTCACAAAGGGACAGTTAAAGTTAAAAGTAAACTTGGACAAGGGACGGTTTTTAGCATTGAACTGTCAAAGAAGTTCCCACGAAAATGA
- a CDS encoding response regulator transcription factor, with translation MGKKVLVVDDEKSIVTLLQYNLKQAGYEVITEMDGEDGKNTALRENPDLIILDLMLPSMDGLEVCKELRQQKNFTPILMLTAKDDEFDKVLGLELGADDYMTKPFSPREVVARVKAILRRSQIQDDSAEQAEQKELEQLVISNLSIYPEQYEAYYGEKLLELTPKEFELLLYLAKNKGRVLTRDQLLSAVWNYDFAGDTRIVDVHISHLREKIEHNTKKPVYIKTIRGLGYKLEEPKVE, from the coding sequence ATGGGGAAAAAAGTACTTGTTGTTGATGATGAAAAGTCAATCGTAACATTACTTCAGTATAATTTAAAACAGGCTGGTTATGAAGTTATCACTGAAATGGACGGAGAAGACGGAAAAAACACGGCCTTGAGGGAAAATCCTGATTTAATTATACTTGATTTGATGTTACCTTCCATGGATGGTTTAGAAGTTTGTAAGGAACTTCGACAACAAAAAAACTTTACACCAATTTTAATGTTGACAGCAAAAGATGATGAATTTGATAAAGTTCTTGGACTAGAACTCGGTGCGGATGATTATATGACAAAGCCATTTAGCCCTCGAGAGGTCGTTGCTCGTGTCAAGGCGATTTTAAGAAGATCACAAATCCAAGATGATTCTGCAGAACAGGCGGAACAAAAGGAATTAGAGCAATTGGTTATCAGCAACTTATCGATTTATCCAGAGCAATATGAGGCTTATTATGGTGAGAAATTACTAGAACTCACACCAAAGGAATTTGAATTGCTTTTATACCTAGCAAAGAATAAGGGCAGGGTATTAACTCGTGATCAATTATTAAGTGCGGTTTGGAATTATGATTTTGCCGGAGATACGAGAATTGTCGACGTTCATATTAGTCATTTACGTGAAAAAATTGAACATAACACAAAAAAACCAGTTTATATTAAAACGATAAGGGGATTAGGCTATAAGCTTGAGGAGCCAAAAGTGGAATGA
- the mdh gene encoding malate dehydrogenase — translation MGIKRKKISIIGSGFTGATTALFIGQKELGDVVLVDIPQMENPTKGKALDMLEASPVQGFDANIIGTSNYEDTKDSDIVIITAGIARKPGMSRDDLVQTNQKIMKSVTKEIVKYSPNCYIIVLTNPVDAMTYTVYKESGFPKNRVIGQSGVLDTARFRTFVAQELNLSVKDITGFVLGGHGDDMVPLVRYSYAGGIPLEALIPEDRLEAIVERTRKGGGEIVNLLGNGSAYYAPAAALTEMVEAIVKDQRRVLPTIAYLEGEYGYNGIYLGVPTIIGGNGLEKVIQLELTDAEKTALDRSVEAVKNVMAVLA, via the coding sequence ATGGGGATTAAGCGTAAGAAAATTTCAATTATCGGCAGTGGTTTTACGGGAGCTACAACAGCACTTTTCATCGGACAAAAGGAATTGGGGGATGTCGTTTTAGTTGATATTCCACAAATGGAAAATCCAACAAAAGGGAAAGCATTAGATATGTTGGAAGCTAGTCCTGTTCAAGGGTTTGATGCTAATATTATTGGAACCTCCAACTATGAAGATACAAAGGACTCTGACATTGTTATTATTACAGCTGGAATCGCACGTAAGCCAGGCATGAGTCGTGATGATTTAGTTCAAACAAACCAAAAAATTATGAAGTCTGTCACAAAAGAAATCGTTAAGTACTCTCCGAATTGTTATATTATCGTGTTAACAAATCCAGTAGATGCGATGACTTACACCGTATATAAAGAGTCAGGCTTTCCGAAAAATCGTGTGATTGGACAATCAGGAGTACTAGATACAGCCCGGTTCCGGACATTTGTTGCCCAAGAGTTAAACCTTTCAGTTAAAGACATTACAGGCTTTGTGTTAGGTGGTCATGGAGATGACATGGTACCACTTGTTCGTTACTCTTATGCAGGTGGAATTCCATTAGAAGCACTAATTCCTGAGGACCGACTAGAAGCAATTGTAGAGCGTACTCGTAAAGGCGGCGGAGAAATTGTTAACCTATTAGGCAATGGAAGTGCCTATTATGCGCCTGCAGCTGCATTAACAGAAATGGTAGAAGCGATTGTTAAAGATCAACGTCGTGTATTACCAACGATTGCTTACCTTGAAGGGGAGTATGGGTACAACGGGATTTATCTAGGGGTACCAACGATTATTGGCGGAAATGGTCTTGAAAAAGTTATTCAACTAGAATTAACAGATGCTGAAAAGACAGCACTTGATCGTTCAGTCGAAGCTGTAAAGAATGTGATGGCTGTATTAGCTTAA
- the icd gene encoding NADP-dependent isocitrate dehydrogenase: protein MTGEKITVTNGVLNVPNNPIVPFIEGDGTGPDIWAAASKVLDAAVEKAYNGERKIQWKEVLAGEKAFNQTGEWLPKETLDLIREYLIAIKGPLTTPVGGGIRSLNVALRQELDLYVCLRPVRWFEGVPSPVKRPQDTNMAIFRENTEDIYAGIEYEMGSENAKKLISILQNEFGVDKIRFPETSGIGIKPVSEEGTSRLVRAAIDYAIKEGRKSVTLVHKGNIMKYTEGGFKKWGYEVAEKEYADKVFTWNQYDRIKEEQGVDAANKAQAEAEAAGKIIVKDSIADIFLQQILTRPSEFEVVATMNLNGDYISDALAAQVGGIGIAPGANINYVTGHAIFEATHGTAPKYAGLDKVNPSSVILSGVLMLEHLGWNEAADLITKSMEKTIASKIVTYDFARLMDGATEVKCSEFGNELIKNM from the coding sequence ATGACAGGAGAAAAAATCACAGTAACAAACGGAGTATTAAATGTACCAAACAATCCAATCGTTCCATTTATTGAAGGTGATGGAACAGGTCCCGATATTTGGGCAGCTGCTTCAAAGGTATTAGATGCAGCAGTTGAAAAGGCTTATAATGGCGAACGTAAGATACAGTGGAAAGAGGTACTTGCAGGGGAGAAGGCATTCAACCAAACGGGTGAGTGGCTTCCTAAAGAAACACTTGATCTAATCCGCGAGTATTTAATTGCGATTAAAGGACCATTAACAACTCCAGTTGGTGGGGGGATTCGTTCTCTAAACGTAGCACTTCGCCAAGAATTGGATCTTTATGTATGTTTACGTCCAGTACGTTGGTTTGAAGGGGTTCCATCACCGGTCAAACGCCCTCAAGATACAAACATGGCTATTTTCCGTGAAAACACTGAAGATATTTATGCTGGTATTGAATATGAAATGGGTTCAGAAAATGCAAAAAAATTAATCAGCATTTTACAAAATGAATTTGGTGTAGACAAAATTCGTTTCCCAGAAACTTCAGGGATCGGAATTAAGCCGGTATCAGAAGAAGGGACAAGCCGTCTAGTACGTGCTGCCATTGATTATGCCATCAAGGAAGGTAGAAAATCCGTAACATTGGTTCATAAAGGTAACATTATGAAGTATACGGAAGGCGGATTTAAAAAATGGGGTTATGAAGTAGCTGAAAAAGAATATGCTGATAAAGTGTTTACTTGGAATCAGTATGATCGCATTAAGGAAGAACAAGGTGTAGATGCAGCAAACAAAGCGCAAGCTGAAGCAGAAGCAGCGGGTAAAATCATTGTGAAAGATTCCATTGCAGATATCTTCTTACAACAAATCTTAACTCGTCCAAGCGAATTTGAAGTTGTAGCAACAATGAACTTAAATGGAGACTATATCTCCGATGCTTTAGCAGCACAAGTCGGCGGAATCGGAATTGCACCTGGTGCTAACATTAACTATGTAACTGGACATGCTATTTTTGAAGCTACACATGGTACAGCTCCAAAATATGCAGGCCTAGACAAAGTAAATCCATCTTCTGTTATTCTTTCAGGAGTATTAATGTTAGAACACCTTGGCTGGAATGAAGCAGCAGACTTAATCACGAAATCAATGGAAAAAACAATTGCTTCAAAAATCGTTACTTATGATTTTGCTCGCTTAATGGATGGAGCAACTGAAGTTAAATGTTCTGAATTTGGTAATGAGTTAATTAAAAACATGTAA
- the citZ gene encoding citrate synthase — protein MTVTRGLEGVVAATSSVSSIINDTLTYVGYNIDDLTENASFEEVIYLLWHRKLPTAPQLDQLKQQLSSSAQLPHEVLDGFKTYPIDRVHPMAALRTAVSQLALYDSEADKMDPEANYHKAIRLQAQIPTIVAAFARIRKGLEPVPPREELSFAANFLYMLSGKEPDPIAIEAMDKALILHADHELNASTFTARVCVATLSDIYSGITAAIGALKGPLHGGANEAVMKMLMEIGTPNNVETYIREKLIKKEKIMGFGHRVYKNGDPRAKHLKEMSLKLTTLTGQPQYYDMSIKIEKIVTGEKKLPPNVDFYSASVYHSLGIDHDLFTPIFAISRVSGWLAHILEQYENNRLIRPRAEYTGPGMQEYVSIERRA, from the coding sequence ATGACAGTTACGCGTGGCCTTGAAGGGGTTGTGGCAGCTACTTCTTCCGTAAGTTCAATCATTAATGATACATTAACATATGTAGGCTATAATATTGATGACTTAACAGAGAATGCTAGTTTTGAAGAAGTAATCTACTTATTATGGCATCGAAAGTTACCTACAGCACCTCAATTAGACCAATTAAAGCAGCAACTCAGCTCGAGCGCCCAACTACCTCATGAAGTCCTTGATGGATTCAAAACATATCCAATTGATCGAGTTCATCCGATGGCAGCACTTAGAACAGCTGTATCTCAATTAGCGCTATATGATTCTGAAGCAGATAAAATGGATCCAGAAGCCAATTATCATAAAGCCATTCGCTTGCAAGCTCAAATCCCAACAATCGTGGCAGCCTTTGCGCGCATTCGTAAAGGGTTGGAGCCTGTCCCACCAAGAGAAGAATTAAGTTTTGCTGCAAATTTTTTATATATGTTATCAGGAAAAGAGCCTGATCCTATTGCAATCGAAGCAATGGATAAAGCCTTGATTTTGCATGCTGATCATGAATTAAATGCATCTACATTCACAGCTAGGGTTTGTGTTGCTACACTATCTGATATTTATTCAGGGATTACAGCAGCGATTGGTGCATTAAAAGGTCCGTTACATGGCGGGGCAAATGAAGCAGTTATGAAAATGCTGATGGAAATCGGTACGCCTAATAACGTTGAAACATATATACGTGAAAAGTTAATCAAGAAAGAGAAAATCATGGGATTTGGTCATCGTGTATACAAAAACGGGGACCCTCGTGCCAAACACTTAAAGGAAATGTCGCTGAAATTAACAACCTTAACAGGTCAGCCGCAGTACTACGACATGTCCATTAAAATTGAAAAGATTGTCACAGGTGAAAAGAAGTTGCCGCCAAATGTGGACTTTTACTCAGCATCTGTATATCATAGTTTAGGAATCGACCATGATTTATTTACACCTATATTTGCAATTAGTCGCGTTTCAGGTTGGTTAGCACATATTCTAGAACAATATGAAAATAATCGCTTAATTCGTCCACGTGCTGAGTACACGGGCCCTGGAATGCAAGAATATGTTTCCATTGAAAGACGTGCCTAA
- a CDS encoding DUF441 domain-containing protein — protein MFSQATLFLLLLLVIGLVAKNQSLTIAVVFLMILKLSGLDSKVFSVIQTKGINWGVTVITIAVLAPIASGDIGFKDLLGAFKSSYAWIALISGIAVALLAKGGVTLLAKDPHITTALVLGTIISVALFKGVAVGPLIGAGIAYLAMKIMQFF, from the coding sequence TTGTTCTCGCAAGCTACATTATTTTTATTATTACTATTAGTGATTGGCCTTGTTGCCAAAAACCAATCATTAACCATTGCGGTTGTTTTCTTAATGATTTTAAAATTAAGCGGTTTAGATTCTAAAGTTTTCTCTGTTATACAGACAAAGGGGATTAATTGGGGAGTAACGGTCATTACCATCGCTGTTTTAGCACCCATTGCAAGTGGGGATATCGGCTTTAAGGATTTACTCGGTGCCTTTAAATCTTCCTATGCATGGATTGCTCTTATATCCGGTATCGCAGTTGCTCTTCTCGCTAAAGGTGGAGTTACCCTTTTAGCGAAGGATCCACATATAACAACAGCTCTAGTACTAGGAACCATTATCTCGGTGGCACTATTTAAAGGGGTAGCTGTAGGCCCATTAATTGGGGCAGGGATTGCTTATTTAGCCATGAAAATCATGCAATTCTTTTAA
- the ytvI gene encoding sporulation integral membrane protein YtvI, which produces MLRFLFVVGITIFSLLCIFYLTKVTYPFIIGLAIAFFINPLVNFFHRKCKMPRSLSVILVLMIVFAVFAGLITLLIAEIVSGAEYLAKVVPHQLETLITHLEYLFVSQIIPLYNQVENLVDNLGSDGQETIVNNIQNVGNTIGSSLGGFIQKFFEFIPTIISWFPNAATVLIFSLLATFFISKDWDRLSRLGVKLVPKQVKKSGKTVFIDLKKALFGFLKAQVTLISITTVIILIGLIILRVDYAITIALITGFVDVLPYLGTGLIFVPWIVYEMITGNTAMALGLGVLYLVVLVQRQVMEPKVLSANIGMDPLATLISLFVGFKLIGFLGLIIGPVTLVILTTLHKANVFRDLWTYIKGEEIHP; this is translated from the coding sequence ATGTTAAGATTTTTATTCGTTGTTGGAATTACCATTTTTTCACTCTTATGTATTTTTTACCTAACAAAAGTTACTTATCCATTCATTATTGGACTAGCCATTGCTTTTTTTATTAACCCACTCGTTAATTTTTTTCACAGAAAGTGTAAAATGCCTAGGTCCCTCTCTGTCATTTTAGTTTTAATGATTGTATTTGCTGTTTTTGCTGGATTGATTACACTATTAATCGCTGAAATTGTTTCTGGAGCTGAGTATTTAGCAAAAGTAGTTCCTCACCAACTAGAAACATTAATTACCCACTTGGAGTATTTATTTGTTTCACAAATTATTCCGCTTTATAATCAGGTTGAAAACCTTGTTGATAACTTGGGGAGCGACGGACAAGAGACCATTGTTAACAATATTCAAAATGTAGGCAACACCATCGGAAGTTCACTCGGAGGGTTTATCCAGAAGTTTTTTGAATTTATTCCGACTATCATTTCTTGGTTTCCAAATGCTGCAACAGTTTTAATCTTTTCCTTACTCGCCACTTTTTTTATCAGTAAAGATTGGGACAGATTGTCGAGGCTCGGAGTCAAATTAGTACCAAAACAGGTGAAAAAAAGCGGGAAAACGGTCTTTATTGATTTAAAAAAAGCCTTATTCGGTTTTTTAAAAGCCCAGGTAACACTAATCTCGATTACAACAGTTATTATCCTGATAGGTTTAATCATTTTACGTGTGGACTATGCCATAACGATTGCCCTTATTACCGGTTTTGTCGATGTGTTGCCTTATTTAGGGACGGGATTAATTTTTGTTCCTTGGATCGTATATGAGATGATTACTGGTAATACCGCAATGGCGCTTGGTCTAGGTGTTTTATACCTTGTTGTTCTTGTACAAAGGCAAGTCATGGAACCAAAAGTTCTTTCAGCCAATATAGGAATGGACCCACTCGCAACACTCATCTCTTTATTTGTCGGTTTTAAATTAATTGGTTTTTTAGGCTTAATCATCGGACCTGTTACCCTTGTCATCCTAACGACCTTACATAAAGCAAATGTATTTCGCGATTTATGGACATATATTAAAGGTGAGGAGATTCATCCTTAA
- the pyk gene encoding pyruvate kinase — protein MRKTKIVCTIGPASESLEKLVSLMEAGMNVARLNFSHGDHDEHAARIKNIREAAKQTGKNVGILLDTKGPEIRTHNMVNGSIELTSGQSTIISMTEVEGTPEMFSITYEGLIEDVHIGSKILLDDGLIGLEVEKIDTDKGHIHVKVLNSGTLKNKKGVNVPGVSVRLPGITEKDAKDILFGIEQQVDFIAASFVRRASDVLEIRRLLEENNADYIQIIPKIENQEGVDNIDEILEVSQGLMVARGDLGVEIPAEEVPLVQKNLIKKCNKYGKPVITATQMLDSMQRNPRPTRAEASDVANAILDGTDAIMLSGETAAGSYPVEAVQTMHNIASRTESAVDHKKILSSHSKDIDYSITDAIGQSVAHTALNLGAKAIITATESGYTARMVSKYRPKSPIVAVTPHEFVLRRLALVSGVYPVLGGTSNSTDEMLDNAVDESLNSGYISHGDLVIISAGVPVSESGTTNLMKIHVVGDILAKAQGIGRKSAYGKTVVANNLEEALSKVKEGSILVVKGTDKEMVPAIEKCVALITEEGGLTSHGAVVGLNLGIPVLVGVEDATKILKDGQEITVDPQRGVIYNGHASVI, from the coding sequence ATGCGTAAAACAAAAATTGTCTGTACGATTGGACCGGCTAGTGAAAGCTTAGAAAAATTAGTTTCGCTAATGGAAGCTGGAATGAATGTAGCCCGGTTAAACTTTTCACATGGGGATCATGATGAACATGCCGCGCGAATCAAGAACATCCGTGAAGCAGCAAAGCAAACTGGGAAAAATGTGGGGATTCTATTAGACACAAAGGGACCAGAAATTCGTACACATAATATGGTGAACGGTTCCATCGAATTGACATCAGGACAATCTACAATTATTTCGATGACAGAAGTAGAAGGTACACCGGAGATGTTCTCCATTACATATGAAGGCTTAATTGAAGATGTTCATATTGGCTCCAAAATTCTTCTTGATGACGGATTAATCGGTCTTGAAGTTGAAAAAATTGATACAGACAAAGGTCATATCCATGTTAAGGTTTTAAATAGTGGAACCTTAAAAAATAAAAAAGGGGTAAACGTACCAGGTGTATCCGTAAGATTACCAGGAATAACAGAAAAGGATGCCAAAGATATTTTATTCGGAATCGAACAACAAGTAGACTTTATCGCAGCTTCTTTTGTTCGTAGAGCTTCTGATGTGCTTGAAATCAGACGATTACTTGAAGAAAATAATGCGGATTATATTCAAATTATCCCTAAGATTGAAAATCAAGAAGGGGTCGATAATATTGATGAAATCCTAGAAGTGTCCCAAGGATTAATGGTTGCTCGTGGAGATCTTGGTGTGGAAATTCCTGCAGAAGAAGTGCCGCTTGTGCAAAAGAATTTAATTAAGAAATGTAATAAATATGGTAAGCCGGTTATTACAGCAACGCAAATGTTGGATTCCATGCAGCGCAACCCTCGTCCAACTCGCGCAGAGGCAAGTGACGTAGCGAATGCTATTTTGGATGGAACAGATGCAATTATGCTTTCAGGAGAAACAGCTGCAGGTAGTTATCCAGTCGAAGCAGTACAAACAATGCATAATATTGCTTCACGGACTGAATCTGCTGTAGATCATAAGAAGATTTTATCTTCACATAGTAAGGACATTGATTATTCGATCACAGATGCAATTGGACAATCTGTTGCTCATACAGCATTAAATCTGGGGGCTAAAGCTATTATTACAGCTACAGAAAGCGGTTATACGGCTCGAATGGTTTCTAAGTATCGTCCAAAGTCTCCGATTGTCGCTGTTACACCTCATGAATTTGTTTTAAGACGCTTAGCGTTAGTTTCTGGGGTTTATCCAGTTCTTGGAGGTACATCTAACTCTACTGATGAAATGCTTGATAATGCAGTAGATGAAAGTTTGAACAGCGGGTATATTTCACATGGCGATTTAGTGATCATTTCTGCTGGAGTTCCTGTAAGTGAATCAGGTACAACAAACTTAATGAAAATCCATGTAGTAGGAGATATTTTAGCAAAAGCTCAAGGAATTGGACGTAAATCCGCTTATGGAAAAACAGTAGTTGCAAATAATCTAGAAGAAGCATTATCGAAAGTTAAAGAAGGTTCGATTTTAGTCGTAAAAGGTACGGACAAGGAAATGGTTCCTGCCATTGAGAAATGCGTAGCTCTAATTACTGAAGAAGGTGGACTTACAAGTCACGGAGCGGTAGTGGGCTTGAATTTAGGTATTCCTGTATTGGTTGGGGTAGAAGATGCAACAAAGATCTTAAAAGATGGTCAAGAAATTACAGTAGATCCGCAAAGAGGCGTTATTTATAACGGGCATGCAAGTGTAATCTAA
- the pfkA gene encoding 6-phosphofructokinase: MKKIAVLTSGGDAPGMNAAVRAVVRKAIYHNVEVFGIFGGYAGLISGNIEQLNLGSVGDIIHRGGTMLLSARLPEFKEEEVQLKAVEQLKKAGIEGVVVIGGDGSYRGAKALTGHGIPCVGVPGTIDNDISGTQYTIGYDTALNTVIDAIDKIRDTATSHERTFIIEVMGRDAGDIALSAGLAGGAETIIIPEENYNIPEICARLKKGQERGKKHSIIIVAEGVASGPDIGKQIKELSNIDTRVSVLGHIQRGGSPSAFDRVLASRLGARAVELLLENRGGRAVGIQNNVIVDSDITKVLSEIHHIDLDLLRLSKELSI, translated from the coding sequence ATGAAAAAAATTGCGGTTTTGACTAGTGGAGGAGATGCACCTGGAATGAACGCTGCTGTTAGGGCAGTTGTTCGGAAGGCGATTTATCATAACGTAGAAGTGTTTGGAATCTTCGGCGGATATGCCGGTCTAATCAGTGGAAATATCGAACAGTTAAACTTAGGCTCTGTTGGTGATATTATTCATCGCGGAGGCACGATGCTTCTTTCAGCTCGACTTCCAGAATTTAAAGAGGAAGAAGTTCAGTTAAAAGCGGTTGAACAATTAAAAAAAGCAGGCATTGAAGGGGTCGTTGTCATTGGTGGGGATGGTTCTTACCGAGGGGCAAAGGCTTTAACAGGGCATGGCATACCTTGTGTTGGAGTACCTGGAACCATTGATAACGATATTAGTGGAACTCAATATACAATTGGCTATGATACAGCTTTAAATACAGTCATTGATGCAATTGATAAAATCAGAGACACTGCTACATCCCATGAACGAACATTTATTATTGAAGTGATGGGTAGGGATGCGGGTGATATTGCCTTAAGTGCCGGACTAGCTGGTGGGGCAGAAACGATTATCATTCCAGAGGAAAACTACAACATTCCAGAAATTTGCGCCCGTTTGAAAAAAGGTCAAGAGCGGGGCAAAAAACACAGTATTATTATTGTGGCTGAAGGTGTGGCAAGTGGTCCTGACATTGGGAAACAAATTAAAGAATTATCAAATATCGATACGCGGGTTTCTGTATTAGGACATATTCAACGCGGCGGTTCCCCTAGTGCATTTGACCGAGTGTTAGCAAGTCGATTAGGGGCAAGAGCAGTTGAATTATTACTAGAAAACAGGGGCGGAAGAGCGGTTGGAATTCAAAATAATGTGATCGTTGATAGTGATATAACAAAAGTGTTAAGTGAAATCCATCATATTGATTTAGATCTATTACGATTATCAAAAGAACTTTCCATCTAA